Proteins encoded in a region of the Prochlorococcus marinus CUG1416 genome:
- a CDS encoding Rieske 2Fe-2S domain-containing protein — protein sequence MENKQINFFKSKDLNTVLKPFEKGSVIKIDSFDIKENHKDLNIGLFGWYAICPSKELKNNKLHYFSLYDEPLVLYRDEHENVRCIKNICPHRGASFFGGTLSNGVITCPYHGAKFSSEGSCQNLDRITCSHIIDNNYDNYAKKIHLSQYKALEKDEYIFVHFSKKSETDLNNISEDSPISNYELSDNGFSHQDYVSEQVLVDFKCDWSRIIENHLDILHLFWVHGDTIPDKDVNKNVLVSFKQKINVTPKFIESIYFYKNDPSKEFIRIKYIPPGRILIYKGNPSVCRYLQVLDHIPLGNNKARVIVRHYRKFLKNKLLNNLILFKETQRKIFYKIFNEDYMILKTQTYNHKLGFIKKDEIKLLGEDRIINYFWKWYKKSEEKDRPWKNINNTENYSVYDNVILKYPPEIKNLEVMNNIDIIRKTFVRFAAPLLIFMLII from the coding sequence ATGGAAAACAAACAAATTAATTTTTTTAAATCTAAAGACTTAAATACCGTTCTTAAGCCTTTTGAGAAAGGATCTGTAATTAAAATTGACTCTTTTGATATTAAAGAAAATCATAAAGATTTAAATATCGGTTTATTTGGTTGGTATGCAATTTGTCCTTCAAAAGAACTAAAAAATAATAAGCTACATTATTTTTCGCTCTATGATGAACCTCTTGTCCTTTACAGAGATGAGCATGAAAATGTAAGGTGCATTAAAAATATTTGTCCTCATAGAGGTGCATCCTTTTTTGGAGGAACATTATCAAATGGAGTAATAACTTGCCCATATCACGGAGCTAAATTCTCATCTGAGGGAAGTTGCCAAAATCTAGATAGAATAACTTGTAGCCACATAATTGATAATAACTACGATAACTACGCAAAAAAAATACATTTATCTCAATACAAAGCTTTAGAAAAAGATGAATATATTTTTGTACATTTTTCAAAAAAGTCTGAGACTGATTTAAATAATATAAGTGAGGACTCACCTATAAGTAACTACGAATTATCTGATAATGGCTTTTCACATCAGGATTATGTATCAGAACAGGTGTTAGTTGACTTCAAATGTGATTGGTCAAGGATAATTGAAAATCACTTAGATATACTTCATCTTTTTTGGGTTCATGGGGATACAATTCCAGATAAAGATGTTAATAAAAACGTACTTGTTAGTTTTAAACAAAAAATTAATGTTACTCCCAAATTCATTGAAAGTATTTACTTCTACAAAAATGATCCTTCAAAAGAATTTATCCGCATAAAATACATTCCACCAGGAAGGATATTAATTTATAAAGGAAATCCTTCGGTATGTCGATATTTACAAGTTTTAGATCATATTCCACTAGGAAATAATAAAGCAAGAGTAATAGTAAGACACTATAGGAAATTTTTAAAAAATAAACTACTTAATAACCTCATATTATTTAAAGAGACTCAAAGAAAGATTTTTTATAAGATATTTAATGAGGATTATATGATTTTAAAGACACAAACATATAATCACAAATTGGGATTTATAAAAAAAGATGAAATAAAGTTATTGGGAGAAGATAGAATAATAAATTACTTTTGGAAATGGTATAAGAAGTCTGAAGAGAAAGATAGACCTTGGAAAAATATTAATAATACCGAAAATTATAGCGTATATGATAATGTGATATTGAAATATCCTCCAGAGATTAAGAATTTAGAAGTTATGAACAATATAGATATTATCAGAAAAACATTTGTAAGATTTGCCGCTCCGCTACTAATTTTTATGTTAATCATATAA
- a CDS encoding RNA-binding protein: MIKRIFTIFILTLLVVFNSPAYSLDTSSKSLEKYTKKISNKFTRTFCNTTQFGISNEGALAFAIGETNKEFKNNKLNKLIDYSLLKNSIVNGLENNCQIYDFPISSLEKLEFD, from the coding sequence ATGATCAAAAGAATTTTTACGATCTTTATTTTAACTTTGCTTGTTGTATTTAATAGTCCAGCTTACTCATTAGATACTTCGTCTAAATCCCTTGAGAAATATACTAAAAAGATTTCTAATAAATTTACTAGAACTTTTTGCAACACAACCCAATTTGGTATTTCTAATGAAGGAGCTTTAGCTTTTGCTATTGGAGAAACTAATAAGGAATTTAAAAATAATAAACTTAATAAGTTGATAGATTATTCTCTACTAAAAAATTCAATAGTTAATGGTTTAGAAAATAATTGCCAGATTTATGATTTTCCTATTAGTAGTTTAGAAAAATTAGAATTTGATTAG
- the urtE gene encoding urea ABC transporter ATP-binding subunit UrtE, with protein MKNLLEIKSLNTYYGESHILRDIDLNVKSGEMVCLIGRNGVGKTTLLKSLIGLLKQKKGDIYLIGENINRNAPHQRARKGMAYVPQGREIIPYLSVEENLMLGMESLPGGLSKNKKIDSFIYDLFPILKDFLQRKGGDLSGGQQQQLAIARALLGKPQLLLLDEPTEGIQPNIVLDIENAINQIIRDTGIGVLLVEQHLHFVRQADRYYAMQRGGIVASGNTSELSQAVIDKFLSV; from the coding sequence ATGAAAAATTTATTGGAAATTAAATCATTAAATACTTATTATGGCGAGAGCCATATTCTCAGAGATATAGATTTAAATGTTAAATCAGGAGAAATGGTTTGTTTAATTGGTAGAAATGGAGTGGGCAAAACAACTTTATTGAAATCACTTATTGGTTTGTTAAAACAAAAAAAAGGCGATATTTATTTGATTGGTGAAAATATAAATAGAAACGCCCCTCATCAGAGAGCTAGGAAAGGAATGGCTTACGTACCTCAAGGGAGAGAAATTATTCCATATCTTTCAGTTGAAGAGAATCTTATGTTAGGAATGGAGTCTCTGCCAGGTGGATTATCTAAGAATAAGAAAATAGATTCATTTATTTATGATCTCTTCCCAATCCTAAAAGATTTTTTACAAAGGAAAGGAGGTGATCTTAGTGGAGGCCAACAACAGCAACTAGCTATTGCAAGAGCATTGCTGGGCAAACCTCAACTTCTATTACTTGACGAACCAACAGAAGGTATTCAGCCCAATATAGTTTTAGACATTGAAAATGCAATTAATCAGATAATTAGAGATACAGGAATTGGTGTTTTATTAGTTGAACAACACTTGCATTTTGTAAGACAAGCCGATAGATATTATGCTATGCAACGCGGAGGCATTGTTGCGAGCGGGAATACTAGTGAGTTAAGTCAAGCAGTTATTGACAAATTCTTAAGTGTTTAA
- the urtD gene encoding urea ABC transporter ATP-binding protein UrtD, producing MNNKSLLNLIDITVNFEGFLALNKLNLNLLKGELRAVIGPNGAGKTTFLDVITGKVKPTKGEVIFKGKSLIGRKEHKIAQLGVGRKFQSPRIFENLTVKENLEISVTTPKSPLNLINKNIKDEQLDEIERLMKIVNLSQKVNSKAGSLSHGQKQWLEIAMLVGQKPDLMLVDEPVAGLTDEETDLTADLLKSLSGENTVVVIDHDMEFIRRLDSNVSVLNQGTVLCEGTMDTIQKDKKVIDVYLGRPED from the coding sequence ATGAATAATAAATCTCTCCTAAATTTAATTGATATTACAGTTAATTTTGAAGGTTTCTTAGCACTTAACAAGCTTAATCTGAATTTACTTAAAGGAGAATTAAGAGCTGTAATTGGACCTAATGGCGCCGGCAAAACGACATTTCTTGATGTAATAACTGGAAAAGTTAAGCCCACAAAAGGGGAAGTAATTTTTAAAGGGAAATCATTAATAGGTCGAAAAGAGCATAAGATTGCTCAACTTGGAGTAGGTAGAAAGTTTCAAAGTCCAAGAATCTTTGAAAATCTTACGGTTAAAGAAAATCTGGAAATATCAGTAACAACTCCTAAAAGTCCCTTGAACCTAATAAATAAAAATATTAAAGATGAGCAGCTTGATGAGATTGAACGTCTTATGAAAATTGTTAATTTATCTCAAAAAGTCAATTCAAAAGCAGGATCTTTGTCTCATGGCCAAAAACAATGGCTTGAAATAGCCATGTTAGTAGGACAGAAGCCCGATTTAATGCTGGTAGATGAACCTGTTGCAGGCTTAACTGATGAAGAGACTGATCTTACTGCTGATTTATTAAAATCTTTATCGGGAGAAAATACGGTTGTTGTAATAGACCACGATATGGAATTCATAAGAAGACTTGATAGTAATGTTTCAGTATTAAATCAAGGCACAGTACTATGTGAGGGGACGATGGACACTATACAAAAGGATAAAAAAGTGATTGACGTTTATTTAGGAAGACCTGAGGATTAG
- the urtC gene encoding urea ABC transporter permease subunit UrtC → MTLSKIKFDKKIVLSFWIILIALIIAAPTLLPVFRLNLLGRYLSLSIVALGVDLIWGYTGLLSLGQGIFFALGGYCAAMYLQITSSSEFPNNIPEFFALYGVEKLPFFWEPFRSPVFTFFAIWIIPALVAGLIGFLVFRNRIKGVYFSILTQASLLVFFNFFNGQQKLINGTNGLKTDVTLLFGQMVGSESMQRMFFWLTSILVIAAWFFAKWVVKGRFGNILIGIRDDEPRVRFTGYNPVIFKTIIFSIAGGLAGISGALYTVQSGIVSPQFMTVPFSIEMVIWVAVGGRGTLLGAILGAVLINYAKSLVSEALPASWMFIQGGMFILVVTALPEGVLGWIQGDGPRNLLQRFGFKRKIETYPSLEVNNKDEN, encoded by the coding sequence ATGACCCTAAGTAAAATTAAATTCGATAAAAAAATAGTATTATCATTTTGGATAATATTAATAGCCTTAATTATTGCAGCACCTACTCTACTTCCTGTATTCAGATTAAATCTTCTCGGTAGATACTTATCTTTATCCATAGTTGCTCTTGGTGTTGATCTTATTTGGGGATATACAGGTTTATTAAGTCTTGGACAAGGTATATTTTTTGCACTCGGTGGATACTGTGCAGCAATGTATTTACAAATAACCAGTTCTTCTGAATTTCCAAATAATATTCCTGAATTTTTTGCTTTATATGGCGTAGAAAAATTACCTTTTTTCTGGGAACCATTTAGATCGCCAGTTTTCACATTCTTTGCTATTTGGATTATTCCTGCATTGGTTGCAGGTTTAATTGGATTTCTTGTTTTCAGGAATAGAATCAAAGGCGTATATTTTTCTATACTTACTCAAGCATCTCTTCTCGTTTTCTTTAACTTCTTTAATGGACAACAAAAACTTATAAACGGAACAAATGGATTAAAAACAGATGTAACCCTGCTATTTGGTCAGATGGTAGGTTCTGAGTCTATGCAAAGAATGTTCTTTTGGTTAACCTCCATACTTGTAATAGCGGCATGGTTTTTTGCAAAATGGGTCGTCAAAGGAAGATTTGGCAATATTCTTATAGGAATTCGAGATGATGAACCAAGAGTAAGGTTTACAGGATACAATCCAGTGATATTCAAGACAATAATATTTTCTATAGCTGGAGGCCTCGCTGGAATTTCGGGAGCTTTATATACTGTTCAATCTGGAATAGTATCACCTCAATTCATGACAGTTCCCTTTTCTATAGAAATGGTTATCTGGGTTGCTGTTGGAGGGAGAGGAACATTATTGGGTGCAATATTAGGAGCTGTTTTAATTAACTATGCAAAAAGTCTGGTAAGTGAAGCTTTACCTGCTAGCTGGATGTTTATCCAAGGAGGAATGTTTATTTTAGTTGTTACAGCATTGCCAGAAGGTGTTTTAGGATGGATACAAGGAGATGGCCCTAGGAATCTTCTTCAAAGATTTGGTTTTAAAAGAAAAATTGAAACCTATCCAAGCTTGGAAGTTAATAATAAGGATGAAAATTAA
- the urtB gene encoding urea ABC transporter permease subunit UrtB: MELLLDSLFNGVAIGSVLLVAALGLAIVFGLMGVINLAHGELMMLGAYTTYVTQLIFKLPILKPFYNSYIIVSIFLAFIVSGVVGILLEKTIIRKLYGSPLETLLATWGVSLILQQFVRSVPLAYGTGLVISLIIGLFLPITFPSKIKESINFKYFKFSSWIFAALTGVLTGSVISSTVSKLSRASARNVDVTAPSWMRGQVEIIGTAFPKTRLMIIVITLISVIAITLFLNQSSWGMRIRAVTQNRQMSDCLGISTEKVDIITFGIGSGLAGVAGVAVSLLGSVGPNVGGNYIVGCFMVVVLGGVGNLLGTVLASFGIGIMTDLIGAGRLLSIWPDMPLPLSNTINFFATTSMARVMIFALIVIFLQFKPTGLFPQKGRMVEY, from the coding sequence TTGGAGTTACTTCTCGATAGTCTTTTTAATGGTGTTGCAATCGGATCTGTACTACTTGTTGCTGCATTAGGTCTGGCAATTGTTTTTGGTCTTATGGGTGTAATTAATCTTGCCCATGGAGAACTTATGATGCTTGGGGCTTACACAACATACGTTACACAATTAATTTTCAAATTACCTATATTAAAACCCTTCTACAATTCATATATTATAGTCTCAATTTTTCTAGCTTTTATTGTTAGTGGAGTGGTAGGTATTCTCCTTGAAAAAACTATAATAAGAAAGCTTTATGGAAGTCCTCTAGAAACACTTCTCGCCACATGGGGCGTAAGCTTAATTCTGCAACAATTTGTCAGAAGTGTACCTTTAGCTTATGGGACGGGTTTGGTTATAAGTCTGATAATTGGTTTGTTTTTACCAATAACGTTTCCTTCAAAAATAAAAGAATCAATTAATTTCAAATATTTTAAATTTAGTTCTTGGATATTTGCTGCTTTAACTGGGGTTCTCACCGGTAGCGTTATTTCATCCACTGTAAGCAAACTTAGTAGAGCAAGTGCTCGTAATGTTGATGTAACAGCACCCTCATGGATGAGAGGTCAAGTAGAAATTATTGGAACTGCATTTCCTAAAACAAGATTAATGATAATTGTAATTACACTAATATCTGTAATAGCAATAACATTATTTCTTAATCAAAGTTCTTGGGGGATGCGTATTAGAGCAGTCACTCAGAACCGACAAATGAGTGATTGTCTGGGTATATCTACTGAAAAAGTGGATATAATTACCTTTGGGATTGGATCTGGCTTAGCAGGAGTTGCCGGAGTAGCAGTATCACTATTAGGTTCTGTAGGACCAAATGTTGGAGGGAATTATATAGTTGGTTGTTTTATGGTTGTAGTTCTTGGAGGAGTAGGAAATTTATTAGGAACAGTACTTGCTTCCTTTGGAATTGGAATAATGACAGATTTAATTGGAGCTGGAAGGCTCTTATCAATATGGCCAGATATGCCTTTACCTCTCTCAAATACAATCAACTTTTTTGCGACAACAAGTATGGCAAGAGTAATGATATTTGCATTAATAGTTATATTCTTACAATTTAAACCCACAGGTTTATTTCCTCAAAAAGGCAGGATGGTTGAATACTAA
- the urtA gene encoding urea ABC transporter substrate-binding protein — protein MRISRRILAGLATASLAVTATSCGGGGTSGSFDDTVTVGILHSLSGTMAISESTLVDTEKMAIEEINAAGGVTVGGKSYKIEYIVEDGASDWPTFAEKSKKLIDQDGVPVVFGGWTSASRKAMLPVYESKDAFLYYPIQYEAQECSNNIFYTGATPNQQSEPATDFMYKRSPAAGGDFFLVGSDYVFPRTSNTITKAQVKQLGGKVVGEDYLPLGNTEVAPIISKIKKALPEGGIIINTLNGDQNVAFFKQIQDAGITPSSGYYVMNYSIAEEEISTIGPEFLEGHYGAWNYMMSIDTPASKKFAKSFKKRWGSDRVVADPQESAYNMVYLWKQAVEDAGTFDDNAVREALVGQTFDAPQGPVEVMPNHHLSQTVRIGEINAEGGFTILEETGVVLPQAWNQKHPSSKGFACDWTDPSKGEKYKL, from the coding sequence ATGAGAATTTCAAGGCGTATTTTGGCAGGATTAGCTACTGCCTCACTTGCGGTCACAGCAACTTCATGTGGTGGAGGTGGAACCTCCGGAAGTTTCGATGACACAGTAACCGTTGGTATTTTGCATTCGTTATCTGGAACAATGGCTATTTCTGAATCAACCCTTGTTGATACAGAAAAAATGGCTATTGAAGAGATAAACGCTGCTGGTGGTGTAACAGTTGGCGGCAAAAGCTACAAAATAGAGTACATAGTAGAAGATGGTGCATCTGACTGGCCTACTTTTGCTGAAAAATCTAAAAAACTAATTGATCAAGACGGAGTTCCTGTCGTATTTGGTGGTTGGACATCTGCAAGTAGAAAGGCAATGTTACCAGTCTACGAATCAAAAGATGCCTTCCTCTACTACCCTATTCAATATGAAGCCCAAGAATGTTCTAACAACATTTTCTATACAGGAGCCACACCAAACCAACAATCAGAACCAGCCACAGATTTCATGTATAAGCGTTCTCCCGCAGCTGGTGGAGATTTCTTCCTTGTAGGTTCTGATTATGTTTTCCCAAGAACTTCCAACACAATTACAAAAGCTCAGGTAAAACAATTAGGAGGTAAAGTTGTTGGAGAAGATTACCTTCCATTAGGAAATACTGAAGTTGCTCCAATTATCTCAAAAATCAAAAAAGCCTTACCTGAAGGTGGAATAATCATTAATACACTTAATGGTGACCAAAACGTTGCATTCTTCAAACAGATTCAAGACGCAGGTATCACTCCTTCAAGTGGCTACTACGTAATGAACTATTCGATTGCTGAAGAAGAGATTAGTACAATTGGTCCTGAGTTCCTTGAAGGTCACTACGGTGCATGGAACTACATGATGTCAATTGATACTCCTGCATCTAAGAAATTCGCTAAAAGTTTCAAGAAGAGATGGGGATCTGATCGTGTTGTAGCTGATCCTCAAGAATCTGCTTATAACATGGTTTATTTATGGAAACAGGCAGTTGAAGATGCTGGGACATTCGACGACAACGCAGTAAGAGAAGCCCTAGTTGGACAAACTTTTGATGCACCACAAGGTCCTGTTGAGGTTATGCCTAATCACCACTTATCTCAAACAGTAAGAATTGGAGAGATTAATGCAGAGGGTGGATTTACAATTCTTGAAGAGACAGGAGTTGTTCTTCCTCAAGCATGGAACCAAAAGCATCCAAGTTCAAAAGGATTTGCATGCGATTGGACAGATCCTTCAAAAGGTGAAAAGTATAAGCTTTAA
- the ureG gene encoding urease accessory protein UreG, translated as MSSKMRVGVAGPVGSGKTALVESLCLSLKKNYEIAVVTNDIYTKEDANFLINKKVLEEGRIIGVETGGCPHTAIREDCSLNKNAVLDLENKYNPLDFIFVESGGDNLASSFSPELVDLSIYVIDVSAGDKIPRKGGPGITRSDLLLINKIDLADMVGADLKIMKSDTEFMRKGKPWFFTNLSSGKGVEEITQFLESHIPNN; from the coding sequence ATGAGCAGTAAAATGAGAGTTGGAGTTGCTGGGCCTGTAGGTTCAGGAAAAACTGCATTAGTAGAGTCTCTATGCTTAAGCCTGAAAAAAAATTATGAGATAGCAGTTGTCACCAATGATATCTACACCAAAGAAGATGCCAACTTTCTTATAAATAAAAAAGTTTTAGAGGAAGGAAGGATTATTGGTGTAGAAACAGGAGGTTGTCCTCATACAGCGATCAGAGAGGATTGTTCCTTAAATAAAAATGCAGTTTTAGATTTAGAAAATAAATATAATCCTTTAGATTTTATTTTTGTAGAAAGTGGAGGTGATAATTTAGCATCTAGTTTTAGTCCAGAACTTGTAGATTTATCAATTTATGTAATTGATGTATCTGCTGGAGACAAAATCCCTAGAAAAGGAGGACCAGGGATAACAAGGTCAGATTTATTATTAATAAATAAAATTGACTTAGCAGATATGGTTGGTGCAGATTTAAAAATTATGAAAAGTGATACGGAATTCATGAGAAAAGGGAAACCATGGTTTTTCACCAACCTAAGTAGCGGCAAAGGAGTTGAAGAAATAACTCAATTTCTAGAATCACACATACCCAACAATTGA
- a CDS encoding urease accessory protein UreF, with product MSKSHLLKYLLTSPNLPVGGFCYSEGMESYLYNKNLKDANSLKELIISELKIGQIRLDAKLLLDFFDIFNEINDGKNVKRNLQKLFSLDKWILSSKDSIEMREQQTQMAKSLFDLTKEFGFEYPYENNKRNSWPLSWSWACYCFEISKLEMVENFFYAWSANQLSAALRIIPIGSTKAQLIQRDLLAIISKVSEELMDKEIDDIYFGNVGLAMAQQNHNDLYTKLFRN from the coding sequence ATGAGTAAAAGTCACTTATTAAAATATTTATTAACAAGCCCTAACTTACCAGTTGGAGGGTTTTGTTATTCGGAGGGAATGGAGAGTTATCTTTATAATAAAAATTTAAAAGACGCAAATTCGTTAAAAGAATTAATCATAAGTGAACTTAAAATAGGCCAGATCAGACTAGATGCAAAACTCTTACTTGACTTTTTTGATATTTTCAATGAGATAAACGACGGGAAAAATGTAAAAAGAAATTTACAAAAGTTATTTAGTTTGGATAAGTGGATCCTCTCATCAAAGGACTCTATCGAGATGAGAGAACAACAAACTCAAATGGCAAAATCTCTCTTTGATTTAACCAAAGAATTTGGATTTGAATATCCATATGAAAATAATAAAAGAAATTCCTGGCCATTGTCGTGGAGTTGGGCTTGTTATTGTTTTGAAATTTCGAAGTTAGAAATGGTTGAGAATTTTTTCTACGCTTGGAGTGCAAACCAACTAAGTGCAGCATTAAGGATTATTCCTATTGGTTCAACAAAAGCACAATTAATTCAGCGAGACTTATTAGCAATAATTTCAAAAGTTTCTGAAGAACTTATGGACAAAGAAATTGATGACATCTATTTTGGCAATGTAGGTTTAGCTATGGCACAACAAAATCATAATGACCTATATACAAAACTTTTTAGAAATTAA
- the ureE gene encoding urease accessory protein UreE — translation MRMNKQIVVTDWIKEKPRFGSFLKLTLTSDERRILRGKRLTDCDQEIILQLPRKGQLNDGDILSTNESNFYVEIIAKTENLIEISSKSKLELIKTVYHLGNRHVEVEILEDILLTKSDYIIENMLKNFNVDIVNTQKKFFPERGAHSHE, via the coding sequence ATGAGAATGAATAAACAAATTGTTGTAACTGATTGGATTAAGGAAAAACCTCGATTTGGTTCTTTTTTAAAACTAACCTTAACTTCAGATGAAAGAAGAATCTTACGAGGTAAAAGATTAACTGATTGTGATCAAGAAATAATTTTACAATTACCTAGAAAGGGGCAATTAAATGATGGAGATATTCTTTCAACTAATGAATCCAATTTTTATGTAGAGATAATTGCCAAAACAGAAAATTTAATTGAAATAAGTTCAAAATCTAAACTTGAACTTATTAAAACTGTTTATCATCTAGGAAATAGGCACGTAGAAGTAGAAATTTTAGAAGACATTCTTTTAACAAAAAGTGATTACATTATTGAAAATATGCTTAAAAATTTTAATGTTGACATCGTAAATACCCAGAAAAAATTTTTTCCTGAGAGAGGTGCGCATAGTCATGAGTAA
- a CDS encoding urease accessory protein UreD codes for MIKTSWEGNCFLNFFNNKSSLGNVDKTIFKSKSTSPYKLLKSTHDHEGRCILPVLHTAGGLVGGDLLKFEVNLEKNSKVLLTTSSAQKVYGSVGRSKINPKGSFSKQKNLINILDNSHLEYLPQETIIFANGLYDQKFKVSISETSSFLFTDLIRLGRSSSGESIESGVFRSKLEIIRNNDLYDDWEYVDQIELSKASYVAKSGMDYMPVFGSLIWICEKDFSKSKKNNLVRNIKKIFQESENHLSIGILENGISVRFLGSSSQHARKCFFCIWKQIRSVCGFCEPKYQGVWPLQDSMNY; via the coding sequence ATGATTAAAACTTCATGGGAAGGTAATTGTTTCTTAAATTTTTTCAATAATAAATCAAGTTTAGGAAATGTTGATAAAACAATCTTTAAATCTAAATCAACTTCTCCTTATAAGTTATTAAAGTCTACTCATGATCATGAGGGTAGATGTATTTTACCTGTTCTTCATACTGCAGGGGGATTGGTTGGTGGAGATTTACTTAAGTTTGAGGTAAATCTTGAAAAAAACTCTAAGGTTTTGTTGACTACTTCTTCAGCTCAGAAAGTATATGGATCAGTTGGAAGATCTAAAATTAATCCAAAAGGAAGTTTTTCAAAGCAAAAAAATCTCATAAACATTCTTGATAATTCTCATTTGGAATATCTCCCCCAAGAAACAATTATCTTTGCAAATGGTTTATATGATCAAAAGTTTAAAGTATCTATTTCAGAAACTTCAAGTTTTTTATTTACTGATTTAATAAGACTTGGAAGATCTTCTTCTGGAGAGTCTATTGAAAGTGGAGTTTTTAGGTCCAAATTAGAAATTATAAGAAATAATGATTTATATGATGACTGGGAATATGTTGATCAAATTGAATTATCTAAAGCTAGTTATGTAGCTAAGTCTGGTATGGATTACATGCCCGTTTTTGGATCCTTAATTTGGATTTGCGAAAAAGATTTTTCCAAATCAAAAAAAAATAATCTAGTGAGAAATATAAAAAAGATTTTCCAAGAAAGTGAAAATCATTTATCTATTGGAATTCTTGAGAATGGAATCTCTGTAAGATTCCTGGGGAGTTCTTCTCAACATGCTAGGAAATGTTTTTTTTGTATTTGGAAACAAATTAGGTCTGTTTGTGGATTTTGTGAGCCAAAATATCAAGGTGTATGGCCTCTACAAGATTCTATGAATTATTAA
- a CDS encoding urease subunit gamma: MHLSPQEKDKLLIFSAALLAERRLNRGLKLNYPETIAFLSFQVLEGARDGKSVSQLMSEGTTWLSRSQVMEGIPEMVDEVQIEAVFPDGTKLVTIHNPIN; this comes from the coding sequence ATGCATCTTTCCCCTCAAGAAAAGGATAAATTATTGATTTTTTCTGCTGCGCTTTTAGCTGAAAGAAGACTTAATCGTGGTCTGAAGCTGAATTATCCTGAAACAATTGCTTTTTTAAGTTTTCAAGTTCTTGAAGGAGCTAGAGATGGGAAAAGTGTAAGTCAATTAATGTCAGAGGGAACTACCTGGCTTTCGAGATCACAAGTTATGGAGGGTATTCCTGAAATGGTGGATGAGGTCCAAATAGAAGCGGTTTTTCCTGATGGGACCAAATTAGTAACTATTCACAATCCGATTAATTAG
- a CDS encoding urease subunit beta: MSNLIPGEIIPEQGEIELNLGKEVKTVTVSNSGDRPVQVGSHYHFFEANKALIFDREITFGMRLDIPAGTAIRFEPGDSTDVKLVPYSGFRNAYGFNSLVNGSLDI, translated from the coding sequence ATGAGTAATTTAATTCCTGGTGAAATAATTCCAGAACAAGGTGAAATCGAATTAAACCTTGGTAAGGAAGTTAAAACAGTAACCGTTTCAAATTCTGGAGATAGACCTGTTCAAGTTGGATCTCATTATCATTTTTTTGAAGCTAATAAGGCGTTAATTTTTGATCGAGAAATAACATTTGGTATGCGTCTTGATATTCCTGCAGGAACAGCAATTAGATTTGAACCAGGAGATTCAACAGATGTCAAATTAGTTCCATATTCAGGTTTTAGAAATGCATATGGTTTTAATTCACTAGTTAACGGTTCTTTAGATATTTAA